From the Danio aesculapii chromosome 9, fDanAes4.1, whole genome shotgun sequence genome, one window contains:
- the obsl1b gene encoding obscurin isoform X14 has translation MDVFGGAPRFLAYPRPVVVQSGTDAVLKCQIGGDPRPAVIWERNNEKIHPEGRYRVFEDGNVYNLIITSVTMEDSGQYICKAKNCIGETYAAATLKVEGEAQEMEVREENKPRFLIKPLSTRVGRGEDAMFSCKLWGNPRPEVMWEKDGKKLNEIFESTHFTISYQDGGWFQLKIFKTRAPDGGVYTCKARNEFGESLAGAVLLVDAGPGHEDEGNRNGYTNGHWKAHQGKQRSGRQVATKLKNDPLPNSAKVKMFAVTEGKHAKFRCYVTGKPKPEILWRKDGKLILSGRRYLLYEDREGYFTLKVLYCKQQDNGVYVCSASNTAGQTLSAVHLIVKEPPVRFKQPLNDLQVWERDLAVLECEVPEDSVPITWYLEDRRLQPGAKYGMEEWGTKRRLTIRDIGVDDDGIYLCEMADGGRSIAEVAVKGTIVRKLPRKVDVLEGENAAFCVEVEEEEMDIHWYKDGTELRETHQTILKSFGRTHILVFVNTTPQDSGLVMFYVGRSKTSSQLRVKAARHCPPSCPIGVQINTERANAALLSWFPAQDSRKNPPSGYIIERQEVGSQEWLQCLTTDSATSVEILGDSVPCEADYRFRICSVNKYGRSGNVEFPRAVHLVPVARIQAPLQDALVPEGQDACFTIELSASVIGTWFLNGNQLQDDERFSIRRSRTHQSLRIRGVRDTDNGAEITFIAYGIRDSAALYIQAPLVKFTPLSEMDRNKFVEVGNPIVLYCELSDPEAPVRWYKNGVELQSMEGLHIQSEGTMRRIVIQSAEFSHSGVYSCDAIDDVIRFNVEVEAPPVRFSVIPEGKRNKSIEVGSTIALQCELSDPVAKVSWYKDGVKLLPQSGLDFKSVGTKRELVVQSAEFYHSGVYSCKTRGDAVHFSVDVKAPPVRFSAAPEVKRRKCIEAGCPIILQCEISDSAAQVQWYKDGDQLLVESGVDINSDDCMRTLSIQSAHPSHAGVYSCTTKDDVIEFHVEIRAAPVRFSAVPESGKNICTEAGGHFELCCKVSDPMVHVSWFHNDTQLQPETGLDVQSEGEARTLVVNPAEPRHSGLYRCETSDDSVQFTVDIKDPPVMFSSLPHTLKNQLIETDNSTDLYGEISEPNAKVCCYKDGVELVSKSQPHIKSECTRRTLAVKTAQPSKSGWYDYVRTSDVFQFNVQDQASRTNFTSICGKDESLPIDADRSSVLLTENSDYTTQEKPLTGQMVEKTTTFNKPTTKKEIIHSSEMCSEGTYQTVTKDVFLACQQEVKAPPVMFSNIDEAQRNKCIESGRPFKLQCEVSDPDAQVWWYKDGNEVLSQDGMVIGSEEGIRTLSVQAAELCHNGTYRCQMNDDAITFHVEIKAPSLKFIPISEVEKNKSTEVDSPIVLKCELSDATSEVLWCKDGRELAPNPELNFQKDENKRKITVESAKLSDTGNYTCHVQGDTVSFKVDDQAHPVRFSALPEIARNKFIEAGCPIILQCEISDPTAQVTWLKDGVELQQHSGLDIQSEGTMRKLIIHSAELKHSGMYSCEAVDDLIAFKVDVAAPPVMFSAVPEIEKNKCIEAGGPIILQCEISYPTALVQWYKDGLRLLPQSGVYIQSQHTMRTLVIQSANVSHSGFYSCNSADDISEFFVEVKAPPVTFANIPEDDLHRNIVEQDNILLRCQVSRSDATAQWYKDGVELKSSNHVLIEVENDIRRLIILSAQLSDSGTYTCRAGDSALVFKVNVREPPVMIVYPKEDVHLDRHVPEEIVLSCELSRPNGKVTWFKDGQKLQESENIKLKTEGPYRRLKILHSGIEDSGEYVCDTADDSIFFNLNIKEPPVRIVSPSQSQMELCQQTSERMVLSCEISRPNATVRWYRDGLEVEESDSLILEVDGVYRRLIIPKPTVKDSAEYVCDTTDDSVTFFVNIAEPPVRFIRPRKMVYGVEKLVGEIVVLECEVCRPNAEVSWKKDGDEIEENSNVTITEDGTNRQLTIHSAAFEDAGQYVCDARDDVMDFLVKIKDPPLKILRKADIETKCQFMVSDAIVLKCEISRANGVVNWLKDNEKIDGNEHFTCEEQGAFRSLIVLNAEMRDSGEYICDAQDDKVVFSVTVEEAPVSIVGNTQKPKHCILMTGDELTIECEVSRINAIVQWYCNGCLLKQDSRTHIESSDTMRKLVISGLQTSDSGEYLCDAIDDKMTTMLTVQDLPFKFIKKDEKTNILAYEEDSLTLRATVNRANAPIKWQRGRDSIRGDRFHTTSDGNTHYLTINPLKRGDSGEYTCHLGTDEMHFNVHIKEMRVKFSKPLENTAGLKGSNVVLKCELYKSKGDVQWLKDSQEIAANRHFTIRAEGRVRSLTIHNITEDDAGEYACESKDERTSATVTVNIPRIVEFIAELHNMTVMEGEDATFKCVVSPEDAKLSWYKNGQLISSNEKFNISSNGLCHMLHIKNCQVSDSCTLTAEAEGVISRALLQVQEAQVLFTKSMDPVVAEEFGEATLEVEVSTQTAEVQWMRQGVVIHPGSKFTLKQSGRKRSLTVHKLTLSDRGTYSCETLHDRTQAKLSVEPRKIKIRKGLIDIQTIERETASFEVELSHSNVEGVWQKDGHALKTNNRLRMTAQGRVHSLTISSLTLDDTGTYIFSVDNVRSLARLDVKEIPVSILKKLDDIRQPEGSGVTLECELSRHNIDIKWTKNEVQLKPGKNHRIYSMGRKCFLQILKCELGDSGLYVCDAGDATTSCSVDIYERELEILQSLEDLDIQEDQNAVFMCEVSLDDVPGEWFKNGEKIKPTSTIKIRQEANKHFLLICNVKEDDSGEIKFLAKNVESTAYLEVEALPANIVKPLQDKTVLEKTRAIMDCTLTNPRCSIRWYKGPNVILPSEHFEICSEGCYRKLVIQQVLLEDEGTYSVQVGNYTSSARLTVEAQSILMVRELQDVNVTAPADACFECEISLPVAKAPTWTLNGETLYPSPKVVLEKMGTVHRLTFKQTSEELSGTVCFITGRTKSTAQLCVRRNN, from the exons ATGGATGTGTTTGGTGGAGCACCACGGTTCCTGGCATACCCTCGGCCTGTGGTTGTACAGAGTGGCACAGATGCGGTTCTGAAATGTCAGATCGGCGGAGATCCCAGACCTGCCGTTATATGGGAAAGAAACAATGAGAAGATTCATCCAGAGGGCAGATACCGGGTGTTTGAGGATGGAAATGTCTACAATCTTATAATAACTTCAGTGACAATGGAGGACAGTGGGCAATACATCTGCAAGGCAAAGAACTGCATTGGAGAGACTTATGCAGCAGCCACTTTAAAAGTAGAAGGTGAAGCACAGGAGATGGAAGTTCGGGAGGAAAACAAGCCACGCTTCCTCATCAAGCCCCTCTCAACTAGGGTTGGACGAGGAGAAGATGCCATGTTCTCCTGTAAGCTGTGGGGAAACCCTAGACCAGAAGTAATGTGGGAGAAGGATGGCAAGAAGTTGAATGAGATCTTCGAGAGCACACATTTCACCATCAGCTATCAGGATGGAGGGTGGTTCCAGCTGAAAATTTTCAAGACAAGAGCACCAGATGGAGGGGTGTATACGTGTAAGGCTAGGAATGAATTTGGAGAGAGTCTGGCAGGGGCTGTGCTGTTAGTGGATGCTGGACCAGGACATGAAGATGAAGGCAACCGTAATGGATACACTAACGGCCACTGGAAAGCACATCAGGGAAAACAAAGAAGTGGTAGACAAGTTGCGACAAAGCTGAAAAATGACCCATTACCAAACTCAGCCAAAGTGAAAATGTTTGCAGTGACAGAGGGGAAACATGCAAAGTTTCGGTGCTATGTAACAGGGAAGCCAAAACCAGAAATATTATGGAGGAAAGATGGGAAACTTATCTTGTCTGGACGACGGTACCTATTGTATGAAGACAGAGAAGGTTACTTCACACTTAAAGTTCTCTACTGCAAACAACAGGACAATGGAGTTTATGTCTGTTCTGCTTCAAACACTGCAGGACAAACCCTGAGTGCTGTACACCTCATCGTCAAAG AGCCACCTGTTCGATTTAAGCAACCATTAAATGACTTGCAAGTATGGGAAAGAGACTTGGCTGTTCTTGAGTGTGAAGTTCCTGAGGACTCTGTTCCAATCACATGGTACTTAGAAGACAGACGACTGCAGCCTGGAGCCAAATATGGGATGGAAGAGTGGGGGACAAAGCGTCGACTCACAATTCGTGATATTGGAGTTGATGATGATGGGATTTATCTCTGCGAGATGGCTGATGGAGGCAGAAGTATTGCTGAGGTAGCAgtcaaag GAACAATTGTACGAAAGCTGCCACGAAAAGTTGATGTCTTGGAGGGTGAAAATGCAGCATTCTGCGTGGAGGTAGAGGAGGAAGAAATGGACATTCATTGGTACAAAGATGGAACAGAGCTAAGAGAGACACACCAGACCATTCTCAAATCTTTTGGAAGGACCCACATTTTGGTCTTTGTAAATACCACACCACAGGACTCCGGTTTGGTCATGTTCTACGTTGGTAGATCAAAAACATCATCTCAGCTACGggttaaag CGGCAAGGCACTGTCCACCAAGCTGTCCCATAGGGGTACAAATAAACACAGAAAGAGCAAATGCAGCTCTTCTTTCCTGGTTTCCAGCACAAGACTCTCGAAAGAATCCACCTTCAGGATATATTATTGAAAGACAAGAGGTTGGTTCACAAGAGTGGCTGCAATGTTTGACCACAGACTCTGCAACCTCTGTGGAGATTCTTGGTGACAGTGTTCCATGCGAGGCAGATTACAGATTTCGGATATGCAGTGTCAACAAATATGGAAGAAGTGGAAATGTAGAGTTCCCTCGAGCAGTTCACCTTG TTCCAGTTGCAAGAATCCAGGCACCTTTACAAGATGCTTTAGTGCCAGAGGGCCAGGATGCCTGCTTTACCATTGAGCTCTCTGCCTCGGTTATAGGCACTTGGTTCCTAAATGGAAATCAGCTTCAAGACGATGAACGTTTCTCCATAAGGCGTTCACGTACGCACCAGTCCCTACGCATCCGGGGGGTACGAGACACAGATAATGGAGCAGAGATCACTTTCATTGCTTATGGAATTCGCGATTCTGCTGCTCTGTATATACAAG CTCCACTTGTAAAGTTCACTCCACTTTCTGAAATGGATCGAAACAAATTTGTAGAGGTTGGCAACCCTATAGTGCTCTACTGTGAGTTGTCAGACCCTGAGGCTCCAGTTCGTTGGTACAAGAATGGTGTTGAACTTCAATCAATGGAAGGTCTGCATATCCAATCAGAAGGAACGATGAGAAGGATTGTCATCCAGTCAGCTGAATTCTCCCACTCCGGAGTTTATAGCTGTGATGCTATCGATGACGTCATCAGGTTTAATGTGGAGGTTGAGG CCCCACCAGTGAGGTTTTCAGTTATTCCGGAGGGCAAGAGGAACAAGTCAATAGAAGTAGGTTCAACGATAGCACTGCAATGTGAGCTCTCAGACCCGGTTGCCAAGGTCTCCTGGTATAAAGATGGTGTGAAACTTCTACCACAAAGTGGACTAGACTTCAAATCTGTGGGCACAAAGAGGGAACTTGTTGTCCAGTCAGCTGAATTTTACCACTCAGGAGTGTACAGCTGCAAGACAAGGGGTGATGCTGTTCACTTCAGTGTGGATGTTAAAG CCCCACCTGTGAGGTTCTCAGCTGCCCCTGAGGTTAAGCGGAGAAAGTGCATTGAAGCAGGCTGCCCCATTATTCTGCAGTGTGAGATTTCAGACTCTGCTGCACAAGTCCAGTGGTATAAAGATGGGGATCAGCTTCTTGTAGAATCTGGAGTAGACATCAATTCAGATGACTGCATGAGAACTCTCAGTATTCAGTCAGCACACCCATCTCACGCCGGTGTGTACAGCTGCACAACAAAGGATGATGTCATCGAGTTTCATGTGGAGATAAGAG CTGCACCGGTGAGGTTCTCAGCTGTACCGGAATCTGGGAAGAATATATGCACCGAAGCTGGTGGCCACTTTGAACTCTGCTGTAAGGTATCAGACCCGATGGTCCACGTCAGCTGGTTCCACAATGATACACAGCTTCAGCCGGAGACTGGTTTGGATGTTCAGTCAGAAGGAGAAGCAAGGACTCTGGTAGTCAATCCAGCTGAGCCCAGACATTCTGGATTGTACCGCTGTGAAACATCAGATGACTCTGTCCAGTTCACTGTGGATATCAAAG ACCCACCGGTGATGTTCTCATCATTACCACATACTTTGAAGAATCAGCTGATTGAAACAGACAACTCCACTGATTTGTATGGTGAGATCTCAGAGCCAAATGCCAAGGTGTGTTGTTACAAGGATGGTGTAGAGCTCGTCTCAAAAAGTCAGCCTCATATCAAATCGGAGTGTACCAGGAGGACGTTAGCTGTCAAGACAGCACAGCCCTCTAAATCTGGATGGTACGACTATGTGAGAACGAGTGATGTCTTCCAGTTTAATGTACAAGATCAag CTTCAAGGACAAATTTTACATCAATTTGTGGAAAGGATGAGAGCTTGCCTATTGATGCAGACCGTTCCAGTGTACTCCTAACTGAGAACTCAGACTACACTACCCAAGAAAAACCTTTAACAGGCCAAATGGTGGAGAAAACCACAACTTTCAATAAACCTACAACAAAGAAAGAGATAATCCATTCATCAGAGATGTGTTCGGAAGGAACATATCAGACTGTTACCAAGGACGTATTTCTTGCATGTCAACAAGAagtgaaag CTCCACCAGTGATGTTCTCCAATATCGATGAGGCTCAACGGAATAAATGCATTGAGTCAGGACGACCCTTTAAACTGCAATGTGAAGTCTCAGACCCTGATGCGCAAGTCTGGTGGTACAAAGATGGAAATGAGGTGCTTTCTCAAGATGGTATGGTCATTGGGTCTGAGGAAGGGATAAGAACACTCTCTGTGCAAGCTGCTGAATTATGTCACAACGGAACATACAGATGCCAGATGAATGATGATGCCATCACATTCCATGTGGAAATCAAAg CTCCATCACTGAAGTTCATTCCAATTTCAGAAGTGGAGAAGAACAAGTCCACCGAAGTAGACTCACCAATTGTTCTGAAATGTGAGCTATCAGATGCAACCTCTGAGGTGCTCTGGTGCAAAGATGGTAGAGAGCTGGCCCCAAACCCTGAGCTCAATTTCCAAAAAGATGAAAATAAACGGAAAATAACTGTTGAATCAGCAAAACTGTCTGATACTGGGAACTACACCTGTCATGTTCAAGGTGATACCGTATCATTCAAGGTGGATGATCAAG CTCACCCTGTTAGGTTCTCAGCACTCCCAGAAATTGCAAGGAACAAGTTTATTGAAGCAGGCTGTCCAATTATACTTCAATGTGAAATCTCAGACCCTACTGCCCAAGTTACCTGGCTCAAAGATGGAGTCGAACTCCAACAACACAGTGGACTTGACATCCAATCAGAGGGCACTATGAGGAAATTGATCATCCATTCAGCTGAGCTCAAACACTCAGGCATGTACAGCTGTGAGGCTGTGGATGATCTCATAGCATTCAAGGTGGATGTTGCAG CTCCACCAGTGATGTTCTCAGCTGTTCCTGAAATTGAGAAGAACAAGTGCATTGAAGCAGGCGGGCCAATCATTCTCCAATGTGAGATATCTTATCCAACAGCCCTGGTCCAATGGTACAAGGATGGATTACGGCTTCTACCTCAATCTGGGGTTTACATCCAATCACAGCACACGATGAGGACACTGGTTATCCAATCGGCAAATGTATCCCACTCTGGGTTTTACAGTTGTAATTCTGCTGATGATATCAGCGAATTTTTTGTGGAAGTTAAAG CACCTCCTGTGACATTTGCCAACATACCAGAAGATGATCTGCACAGAAATATTGTGGAACAAGACAATATACTCCTTCGCTGTCAAGTGTCTAGGTCAGATGCTACTGCACAATGGTATAAGGATGGAGTAGAGCTTAAGTCTAGTAACCACGTCCTCATTGAGGTGGAAAACGACATTCGAAGGCTAATTATCCTCTCAGCTCAGCTCTCAGATTCTGGGACATATACCTGTCGTGCTGGAGATAGCGCTTTAGTATTTAAAGTTAACGTAAGAG AACCTCCAGTTATGATTGTATATCCCAAGGAAGATGTCCACCTTGATCGCCATGTTCCTGAAGAAATTGTTCTCAGCTGTGAACTTTCACGGCCAAACGGAAAGGTGACATGGTTCAAGGATGGACAGAAACTACAGGAGAGTGAAAACATCAAGCTAAAGACAGAAGGTCCATATAGACGGCTAAAAATTCTGCACAGTGGTATTGAGGACTCTGGAGAATATGTCTGTGACACAGCTGATGATTCTATATTTTTCAATCTAAACATAAAAG AGCCACCGGTACGTATAGTTTCTCCAAGTCAGTCTCAAATGGAACTTTGCCAGCAGACCTCTGAAAGGATGGTCCTGAGCTGTGAAATCTCTAGACCTAATGCCACGGTACGCTGGTATCGAGATGGTCTTGAAGTAGAGGAGAGTGACAGCCTAATTCTGGAAGTTGATGGTGTCTATAGGAGACTTATTATCCCAAAACCTACTGTCAAGGACTCTGCAGAATATGTATGTGACACCACTGATGACTCAGTGACATTCTTTGTAAATATTGCAG AGCCACCAGTCAGATTTATTCGTCCAAGGAAAATGGTCTATGGAGTAGAGAAACTTGTTGGTGAGATTGTGGTCCTTGAGTGTGAAGTGTGTCGACCAAATGCTGAAGTTAGCTGGAAGAAGGATGGAGATGAGATTGAGGAGAATAGCAACGTAACTATAACAGAGGATGGCACAAATCGTCAGTTAACAATTCACTCCGCAGCTTTTGAGGATGCAGGGCAATATGTCTGTGATGCCAGAGATGATGTCATGGATTTTCTAGTAAAAATCAAAG ATCCACCACTGAAAATTCTGCGAAAAGCTGACATAGAAACAAAATGCCAGTTTATGGTATCTGATGCCATTGTGTTAAAATGTGAAATCTCAAGAGCAAATGGTGTGGTCAATTGGCTAAAAGACAATGAGAAGATTGACGGAAATGAGCATTTCACCTGTGAAGAACAAGGGGCATTCAGATCTCTGATTGTCCTTAATGCTGAGATGAGAGACTCCGGGGAGTACATTTGTGATGCGCAAGATGACAAAGTTGTCTTCAGTGTTACTGTAGAAG AGGCTCCAGTGTCCATTGTTGGAAATACACAGAAGCCAAAACACTGCATATTAATGACAGGAGATGAGCTCACCATTGAGTGTGAGGTGTCTCGAATAAATGCTATAGTCCAGTGGTACTGCAATGGATGTTTACTAAAACAGGACTCACGCACACACATTGAAAGCAGTGACACAATGAGGAAGCTTGTGATATCAGGACTTCAGACATCTGACTCTGGGGAGTATCTCTGTGATGCCATTGATGACAAAATGACAACCATGCTAACAGTTCAAG ACCTTCCCTTCAAATTCatcaaaaaagatgaaaaaacaaacattttagctTATGAAGAAGACAGTTTGACACTACGTGCCACAGTCAACAGAGCCAACGCCCCAATTAAATGGCAGAGAGGTCGTGATTCAATCAGAGGTGATCGGTTCCACACAACAAGTGATGGAAACACCCACTACCTTACCATTAACCCACTCAAGAGAGGGGATAGTGGTGAGTATACATGTCACTTGGGAACTGACGAGATGCACTTCAATGTCCACATCAAAG AAATGAGGGTGAAATTCTCCAAGCCACTGGAAAACACAGCGGGACTCAAAGGTAGCAATGTGGTTTTAAAATGTGAACTGTACAAGTCAAAAGGAGATGTTCAGTGGCTCAAAGATAGCCAAGAGATTGCAGCAAACAGACATTTTACAATCAGAGCTGAGGGTCGAGTGAGAAGTTTAACAATACATAACATCACAGAAGATGATGCAGGAGAATATGCTTGTGAATCCAAAGATGAAAGGACATCAGCTACTGTAACAGTCAATA TACCTCGCATTGTGGAGTTTATTGCAGAGCTACACAACATGACTGTAATGGAAGGAGAAGATGCAACATTTAAGTGTGTGGTGTCTCCAGAGGATGCAAAGCTATCCTGGTATAAGAATGGCCAGCTCATTTCATCAAATGAGAAGTTCAACATCTCCAGCAATGGATTATGCCATATGCTGCATATCAAAAACTGTCAAGTCTCAGATAGCTGCACATTGACAGCTGAGGCTGAAGGTGTGATTTCCAGAGCTCTCCTTCAGGTCCAAG AGGCACAGGTGCTGTTCACAAAGAGCATGGACCCAGTGGTTGCAGAGGAGTTTGGAGAGGCAACACTTGAGGTGGAGGTCAGCACACAGACTGCAGAGGTCCAGTGGATGAGACAAGGAGTGGTTATTCATCCAGGATCCAAATTCACCTTGAAGCAGAGTGGTCGAAAACGTTCTCTCACAGTTCACAAACTAACCCTTTCAGACCGAGGAACATACAGCTGTGAAACACTTCACGATCGCACACAAGCCAAGCTTAGTGTGGAAC CACGAAAAATCAAGATTCGGAAAGGTCTTATTGACATCCAGACTATCGAACGAGAGACAGCTTCCTTTGAGGTGGAACTGTCACACAGCAATGTTGAGGGAGTATGGCAAAAGGATGGGCATGCCCTCAAAACCAACAACCGGTTACGCATGACTGCACAAGGACGGGTACACAGTCTTACCATCTCCAGCCTGACCTTGGATGACACTGGCACCTATATATTCTCTGTTGATAACGTCAGATCATTAGCAAGATTGGATGTTAAAG AAATCCCAGTTTCAATCCTGAAAAAGCTTGATGATATCAGACAACCAGAGGGATCTGGGGTAACCCTTGAATGCGAGTTATCACGCCACAACATAGACATTAAATGGACAAAG AATGAAGTTCAGCTTAAACCAGGTAAAAACCATCGTATTTACTCAATGGGAAGAAAGTGCTTTCTTCAAATACTGAAGTGTGAGTTGGGAGACTCTGGATTATATGTGTGTGATGCTGGGGATGCCACAACATCATGTTCGGTGGATATCTATG agagagagcTTGAGATACTGCAAAGCTTAGAGGATCTGGACATTCAAGAAGACCAGAATGCGGTGTTCATGTGTGAAGTGTCTCTGGACGATGTGCCTGGAGAATGGTTTAAGAATGGAGAAAAGATAAAACCGACCAGCACAATTAAGATTCGTCAGGAAG CGAATAAGCACTTCCTCCTTATATGCAATGTTAAAGAAGACGATTCAGGAGAGATCAAGTTTTTAGCCAAGAATGTGGAGTCTACAGCTTACCTTGAGGTGGAAG CATTACCAGCAAACATTGTGAAACCACTGCAGGATAAAACTGTTCTGGAGAAAACCCGTGCCATAATGGACTGCACACTAACAAATCCCCGCTGCAGCATTCGCTGGTATAAGGGACCTAATGTCATCCTGCCCTCAGAGCACTTTGAGATCTGCAGTGAAGGGTGCTATCGAAAACTTGTGATCCAGCAGGTGCTGCTGGAGGATGAGGGCACCTATAGTGTTCAAGTAGGAAACTACACATCTTCAGCAAGACTAACTGTTGAAG